GAGGATGTGCTGCGGGATGATCGGCGCGCCCATCACCTGCTCCCGGAACGGCGCATACGCCTCCCTCAGATGATAGACGACCTTCGTCGGGCCCGGGGTGTCGATCGAGGCGATCTTGTCAAAGCCGGTCGCATACGTGATGTGGACGTCTTTGTTGGTGGCCAACTGCCAGGTGTACTTCACGTCCGCGGACGTCAACGGATGCCCATCCGACCAGCGCACACCGGACCGCAGCGTGAGGGTCCACGTCTTGCCGTCGGGACTCACGGTGTAGGAGGTCGCGAGCGCGGGTTTCCACCGGCCCGTCCAGTCGACCGTAAACGGGCTGTCAAACACGTAGCGGTAGACGCTGCCGGATGCGAGCAGGCCGTGAAGATACGGGTCCAGGTTGTCCGGGTTTTCCGTGATCACCGTGACGAACGTGCCGCCCGGGACCGACGCCCGCGCCATTCCGGACAAAGCGGCCGCGAGCCCGAGGCACACCGCCACCAACAGCGCAGACCGACGCATCAATCTCCTTCCGCCCGGGTTCCGACCCGTCGAACTTGGACTCTTGGCGCCGTACGCGTGCGCCTCGACAAATGTGCCACAGTTCGCCCGCGTTTAGCGGTTCGCCTACTGCTTTCCCGCGTCGCTTGCGAACGGGGTTCAAGGAGGGTACCATAGGAGCGCCCGGAGGGGTGGCCGAGTGGTCCAAGGCAACGGTTTGCTAAACCGTGACCTCTTAACCGGGGTCCGTGGGTTCGAATCCCACCCCCTCCGCCAGGGCCCCCCGCCGCGACCTCAACGCAGGACCGAACAATCTCCTTCCGCTACGGAGCCTGCCACATCCGCTGGAACTGCCGCGCGTACGCCTGGGCGACCGCGGGGCTGTCGATCACGACCAGGTTCTCCCAGTTCCGGTCTTCCGCCGAGTACGTCCAATTGAAGCTCCCGGTCAACACGCGGGCCCCGTCCACGACGGCGAACTTGTTGTGCACGATGCCGGACGCACCGTTGAGGCCGGCCCGCCGGCGGAGGCGCGAGCCGAGCGCCTGCGAGAGCCGAAAGTACTGGCTGCCGCGGTCCTTCGACGCGCTCTCGTCCATGATCACCCGCACGTCGACGTGTCGCGCCCGCGCCGC
The bacterium DNA segment above includes these coding regions:
- a CDS encoding phospholipase D-like domain-containing protein, yielding MVRFAAVPVVLAAVLALGAPVPSARSQSVTATGSVAVYFTPQDRPGDAVLRAFNGAQRQIVAAIYEFTLSDVAEALIAARARHVDVRVIMDESASKDRGSQYFRLSQALGSRLRRRAGLNGASGIVHNKFAVVDGARVLTGSFNWTYSAEDRNWENLVVIDSPAVAQAYARQFQRMWQAP